A stretch of DNA from Leptospira wolffii serovar Khorat str. Khorat-H2:
TTTTTCTTCCGTAGGTCGGGTGTAGGTGTGCCGGGGCTACCAGATGCGGAAAATCTAAACTTGATTTTGAACGAATTAGGGTCTACTTTAGGTTGGAATTCCTCTAAGAAAAAAGCGGAAGGACTAGAAATCCAGGCAAGATATCGTTTTTAATTCGGAAGATCGGAGTTTAAGAAAGAGGCGAACGAAGAATGGATTGGAATATCGCATACCTATTATTCGGCGCCTCTTTCGGTTGTATCTGGTCTTTGGGGATTCTACTTTCTCCCGTTTCCTTAGGAGAAAGGACAAGAATCGCTCTTATCATGCTATTCTCCTCACTCTGGCTTATGGGAGGAGCGACATTCATTTCCGGAATGGTTCGCACTTATCCGATATTGTACGGATTCCATCTTCCTTTCGCATTGGGAATCGCACCCATTCTATACATACATTTTCAGGTCACTTTGCTTGGACTGGAAATTTCCAAAAAGGAGATCCTCCTACATTTTCTTCCCAATGTATTCTGCCTGATTTTGCTATTACCTTTTTGGGCGGGAGGAGAAGAGTTCAGAGCGAGAACGTTGCAGGAGATTACGCAGCCCGGGGGGTATTCCAGCATACTGGCTTTTCTGCAAATCACTCCTAAAATTTCAATTCTTTCCTATTTTCTACCCTTACTCTGGATATACCGAAGTTATTTATTCCGCTCCGAACAGGACGAAAACGAAGAAAGAGCTAGAAGAATGTTCCTACTCTTTATCAGTTTGGTTTGTCTCGTCATTTTCTGGGGACTCCTAGGATCCGTTATGAGAAGAATAGAATTCGTAAAAGAGAGTATCTTCAGTCTTCCCGCATTATTGGTTTTAGGGTATCTGCTCTCCCAAAGGGAACCGAATTGGCTCGGTTTCGTAGGAAAAAGTTTAAGAGAAGTAAGGTATAAGAAATCCAGACTCAACGGAATGGATGAAACAAAGATCAAGAATCGCCTGGAAACTCTGATGAAAAGAGAAAAGGTATACGCCGACGAGGATCTCACGCTTTCCCAGTTAGCGGAGGAATTGGAGCTTACCAACCACCAACTTTCCGAATTCTTAAATCGACGATTGTCTATGAAATTTTCGGATTATATCAACTCTTGGAGGGTGGAAGAAGCCAAGGTATTGCTCTTGGAAGATCCGAACCGTTCCATTTTGGCGATCTCCGAATCCGTAGGATTCAATTCCAAGTCCGCATTCAACGAAGCGTTTAAGAAATTTACGGAATCCACCCCCAGCGAATTCAGAAAGACCGCCGTTTTGTATAAAGCTTCGTTAAAATTTTAAAATCCATACGTCCTGAGTTATACGCCAGGACGACAAACTTCTTAAACGACCATATACTCTCCTCCATCCAAGGAGGTGGCATGAAAACTCTTGCCGATTTATTTCAATCGTCCAAAAATAAATATGGGGATCTTCCCGCGTTTCTGACTAAAAAATCCTCGGGGGAATTCGAATCGGTCGGATATTCCGAATTGTACGAATTAGGATTACGGCTTGGTACCGCACTTATAGAACTGGAATTTCCTTACAAAGGACATGCCGCCGTCCTTGCCGACAATCGCTTAGAATGGATTATCGCGGACTATGCGATCATAATGGCCGGAGGTGCGGACGTTCCTAGGGGAACGGATGTCACGGATTCCGACCTGAATCATATTCTTCCTCATAGCGGTTCCACGATCGTATTTGCGGAGAATGACGGCGTGCTACGGAAACTACAGCAGAACCAAGGAGCGATCCGCGACGTACAATCGATTATTCTAATGGATCCGAACGCAAAAGGAACCGGGAAAGAGCTTCGGTTTTGGGATCTGATCCAAAGAGGAAAAGAACTCAGGGAGAAGGGGAATCGCCAGATGGAAGAAAGGATTTCGCTGATCCAAGAAGAGGATCTTTTTACTCTGATTTACACGGCGGGAACTACGGGACGCCCCAAGGGAGTTCCTCTCACACATAAGAATATCATGTCCCAGATCAATCGCATACCTATCCAGCTCGCCGCGGGAGAAAGGATACTTTCCATTCTTCCCGTATGGCATAGTTTCGAAAGGATGTTCGAAATGGTATGCATCCATTTCGGAGCGGGTACGTACTATTCTTCCGTGAGGACTTTGAAGGAGGATCTAAAAAAGGTCAAACCTACTTTTATGGCCTCCGCGCCTAGGTTATGGGAAAGCATATACCAGGGGATCTATGCGACCGTATCCAAATCCTCCAATATAAAACAAAAATTGTTTCGCGCGGCATTGTTTTTCTCCTCGAATCTACAATCCGCAAAGCGCTGGCTAGGTTTCCGAGAATTGGATCTGACGGGTAGGAATTCCTTCGTTTCCTTTTTCGTGGGAATTTTCAAGATTATACAATATATTTTGAATATTCTCCCCGCCGCCTTCCTGGATCGGATCGTTTTGAGTAAGATTCGCCAGGCTACGGGAGGACAGCTAAAAGGTACCGTTTCCGGAGGAGGAGCGCTTCCCATCCATGTGGACAAATTTTTCAATGCGATCGGCATCCAGGTTTTGGAAGGATACGGTCTCACCGAAACTTCTCCCGTGATCTCCGTTCGCATCTTAAACGAGGCGGTGATGGGAACCGTAGGTCCTTTGTACAAGGAAACCTCTTTAAGAATCCTAGATCCGAATACGTCCAAGATTCTCTGGACGACGGAAGAGGGCGGACCGAAGGGGTTCGGTATCAAGGGTGAGATCCATGTTAAAGGGGATCAGGTAATGTCCGGATATTATCATGATGAAGAAAATACCCGCAAAGTGATGCAGGACGGTTGGTTCAATACGGGCGACCTGGGAATGATGACTTACAATAACTGTCTGAAAATCGTAGGCAGAACCAAAGAAACCATCGTTCTATTGGGAGGAGAGAATGTGGAGCCGGTCCCGATAGAGAATATTCTCGGTCAGTCGGAACTCATCCTACAATGTATGGTGATCGGTCAGGATCAGAAATATCTTTCCGCCCTTATCGTTCCGAATCCCGAATTTTTTCCGAATTACAAGTCCGGCGTCGGATTCGGTTCTCCGGAGGAAGAGGCAAAATGTGTGGCAAAGATCCAATCCGTAATTAAGAATTCCATCTCCGCTACGAACGGATTCAAGTCATTTGAAAGAGTGGTGGATTTCAGGATCCTACCTAAACCTTTCGAGACGGGAGACGAGCTTACCGCGAAACTTTCCGTAAAACGCCATATAGTTACGGAAAAATATTCCGGATTGATTTCGGATATTTACTCCGGCAAAAAGGAAGAGGCCATTAGGTAAGCGGATTTCTAATCAAGGTCGCGAGAATTTTAGGATTCCCTGAAATTCTTTCGCGTCCTTGGGCTGATTATTAAAAGACCGAACGTCATAAATGTTAAAAAGTGAAAGTATTAGCGAGAACGACTCCCATGAAATCTTTTACCACTTCGGCGACCTCGTCCAACTTGATCGAATCCTGATCCACGATTCTCTGTCCGACGGCTCCTAAAATAATACTGATCAGCAGTCTGTTCAGATTCGGATTCGTAATCCCTAAATGCTTGGTAATGATGGTGACGTATTCCTTCATCGCTTCCGCGATCAGTTGTTTTTCCTCTTCGTGGTTTTTGAGTCTGGATACGTCGCAGATGATATATAATAAATTCTGGAAATAGGTCTCTCTATCCTTGACCATCGAAAATAAGGCTTCCACTCTCTTTTCGATGGATTGGTTGTCTTCTCCCTTGGAGTAAACCTGAAGCTCCTCAATATCCTTGTTCAGGACGAACTTGACCAGTTCCTTGAAGATATCCTCTTTAGTGGAGAAATAATGGTAAAGGGTACCGGTGGAAACATCCAGCTCGGTTGCGATTTCTCTCATAGAAACGGCCGAATACCCTCTCCGAGCCAAAATATCCACACATTTAGAGAGGATTTCGGCCTTATACTTTTCGTGGTTTACGATTTTGGGCATTTCTTGTCAGTCCTGAATGAGAGTTTTTCTATTTCTATTTTCGCTCATCGAATTCTCGGATTTGTTATAAATCCGAGAATTCTTCCCTGATCTCTATATTCTAGGGGTAAGTTAATTATTTTATTTGTTCGAAAAAAGAATGCAAGTTTTTTTTCCAATTAGGGAAAAGATGAGAGAGTATCTTATCCTTTTGGGCCTCGGCGTCCTTCTTACCTAGCTCGAAGGCGTATTGGACCAATTGCGGACTGGTATAATCAAAACCCTGATCTATAAATTTCCCCTCGGGAGAAATCAGCAAGGTATCCCGGAGAATTTCCGGGGATTTCCCCACCAAGGTGGTGCTTTCGTAGAAGACCCCGATTTTAGGCAGCTCAGGAGAGAATTTTTCGAGGAGTAGGTTATTTGTCAGGCCCCCGTCCAGATAGTAATTTCCGTTTAGGCTTTGCAAAGGTAGAACCGGAAAGGCAGAGCAGGAATTCATCACGATCTGCGCAGCCGTCTCCGGATCCTTAAAATCCTCTTCCGTAAAGATCCTTTCTCTCCATCCCCAGTCTTTCATCTTCTTCAGGACCCGGTAAGGCAGATTTCCTTTCTTTCGCAATTCCTCATCTTGGAAATAGGCTCTTATAATGGAAGCGGCCTTGGCTAAAAGTAGCCTTTGGATGGGTTCTCCTTTTCGATTTTTATCTAGGGTCTCTTTGGGGATCTCTACCGTATGAATTCGAATTTTGGCAGCCTTGGAAATTAGCTTGGGAAATCGAAGGCAATAGTTCACGGTTCTTCTTGCGATTGTATGATGAGGGAAGGGAGAAAGAATCCTTAGGAGTCGATTCCAATAGAAATTCTTGGGGTTTCTTTTGGTGAGTTCTTGGAAGTAATTGGAACTATCCACTTCCGTTTCGGAAAGAGTGCTAACTGCCATCGCCGCACCGGCGCTTACGCCGGAAACTTCTTTGATCCGAATCCCCCAGGTTCGGAGGGCGAATGCGAAACCTAGTCCGTAAAAAGCCTTAATCCCTCCGCCTGCAATTGCGAGAGCGATTTCTTTTTGGGTACCTATTTCTTGCCATAAGGTCCGGATTCCTTTCTTAATTTTGTCTTCAAAAGAAAAATCCGGGTCCATAGATTCTAACAGAATGGTTGTGAATCCCAATCATGGCAATTTTAATTTGATGAAAATCAATCTATTTCCAGGATCGGACGGAAGTTCTTATACAAAAGCGAGGTGGACCTTGGCGGACGAGAATCAGTTGGACGAAATGCAAAAGGAATGGGAAAAATTCTCCAAGAAGGCTCCGGGGCTACTCATTCCTCCACCGGCCTTTAAGGAACTCTCCGGAGAATTCGTTTCTTACGTAAGAAAGAAAGAGCTAACTTGCAGTTTTTATATAGAACCGCGTTTTTCCAATCCTATGGGAGTGTTCCAAGGAGGTTTTTTGGGAGCGGCATTCGATAATACCTTCGGACCTCTTTGTTATTTGGCGGCCGGAAAACCCACAACTACATTGGAACTCAGCGTTAGTTATATACGTATGGTAAAGGAAAACCAAAGGATTACAGTAAATGCCAAGGTCGTTGCGAGAGGGAACCAACATATTTATTTGGAAGGGCAAGCTTTCGACGAGGAAGGGAAGTTGCTCGCCAAGTCCACGACCCAGGTGTTGATTCTAAGAATTCCGGGAGGAAGCGAGGCTTAAGGATTCCCGGTAAGAATTTTTAAGCCTGTAAGGATTCTTCCGAACCGGTTTGAGCGCTTGTTGGACCGGTGATTCTTTCAAGAGGGAGTTTTTTCACGTGTTCTGACATTTCCTTCAGAATATTGGCGGTGATTTCTTTCATGATATCACCCATCACTTCCGTTTCCAACACTTCGGCGATCATCTTACCTATATCTTCTCCTAACTTCTTGGAAATTTCGGACATGAAGGGGATGCGGGACAATTCTTCTAACAGAAATTTGGACTGAAGGGATTCGTTTACTTTTGCATTCAGGCGTTCCGTGTGTTTGGAAAAGGCTTGGTTCGCTAATTGGCTATAATCCAAACGGAGCATCACGTCTTGGACTCTTTCAAGAGAATGTAGGAAGACCGCATCCGCTATCGTATCCACGATCACGTCCCGGAAGCGGAAAGTGATCTCCCTAGTCAAGGCCTCGCTCACGTTTTGACCGGAAGTTCCGAAACGATAGAATGCGATCGCTAGTTTTACTCCTCTCAGGAGTAGGAAGGGTCTTAGAAAATACAAAGGAACGATTCCTACGAGTTCGTACCAGTTGGTTCTAAGATATTTTTTCAGATCCTTTTTTTCACGAATCTTGAACCAAACCTCGAATCCCCAGAGTATGATTACTACGAGGTCGAAAGCCAGTACGTAGGTGGGAATATCCTTATGAATGAAGTCTTTGTATGAGTTTAAGAATAGCAGGAAGAATACGTCGATTGCGGCGATACTGAGAAGAAAGTAATCCCTTGCCGTACCAGGGAGAACGCTTCTCCAATATTTGACGGTCTGAATCCAATTTCTGATTTTAGAAGGCTTTTGGGGCTTTCCTGTCTCTTTAGCCATGCGGAATCCGCCGAATCGGTTCGGTGTTTACAAGTTTTTCCGAAGTTCGCATTCTGGTCACTAGATTTCGCGAATGCATTTGGTGATCGACGGTTTCAACTTGATTTACAAATTTCCGGAACTGGAGGAATTCATGTATTCCAACCGTTTGCGGGACGCCAGGGTCGGCTTGCTGAGAATTCTAGAGTCTTATTCCAAGAAGATAAAGAGTCCCAAGATCCACGTTTTTTTCGACGGAAAGAAAGAGAAGGGAAACGATACCCGCAAGGATGCATACGGAGATTTGCAGGTTTATTTCAGCTTGGATGAAAAAGCCGACGAACTAATCAAAGAATATATTAAATTCTCTCCTAGACCGGCGGATTTGTTTGTGGTCACCTCCGACCAGGAAATTTTGATATTTGCGAAACGCTTAGGAGCCAAAACGATTCTTTCGGAAGAATTCGCCGAAAAAGTCGAAAAGGCCTTCTCGGAAAAACCCAAGATAGAGGAAAAAGACTCCAAGGAAAAATTATCTCCTTCGGAACTCCTTTATTGGAAGGAACTCTTTAAAAAGGGAAAGTGAAAGGGTGCTTTTTAATACGATTCTATTTCTCGTTTTCTTCTCCGTAGTCTATCCGATTTATTGGCTACTTCCGGAGCGTCGCAGATCGGATTTCCTTCTTTTAGCTAGTGCCGTATTTTACATCCTCGGATCGGCGACCCTGTTAGGAGGGATAGGATTCTTCCTACATTTTTTAGGAATCGTGCTCCTAAATTACTTCGCTTACTTTAAGATTCGGACTTCGTCCTCGCCTAAGCCCTGGATGATCTTCGCCGTTCTATTGAACGTGATCAATCTGGGATTTTTCAAGTATTTCTACTTTATCAATCGTATTCTTTACGATCTCACATCCTTTCCTTTCTTCGAGGAAGTTCCAAGAATCCTACAGATATCCCTTCCTTTGGCGGTTAGCTTTTACAGTTTCCAGATGATCGCCGCCGCGGTAGACGCCTATAGAAAGCCGGAAGGGGAGATCATATCCCTCAAAAAGTATCTAGGATTTGTGATATTCTTCCCGGTTCTTATCGTCGGTCCCATTTTGAGAGTAAGGGATTATTTTCCCAACCTGAATTCCTTACGTCCGGATAAGGATAAGATCGTAAGAGGGTCCTATCTGGTCATAGGCGGATTATTGAAGAAGATCCTAGTCGCGGATCCGGTTGCCGGAGTCATCGCACCCGTTTTCTCCCATCCGGGGCAATACGATATTCTCTCCTTGGTCATGGTCGCTTTCGGATATGCGATCCAAGTATATTGCGATTTCTCCGGATTGACCGACATGGCGAGAGGTGTGGCTCTGATGTTCGGGTTCGAACTCCCCGAAAACTTCGAAGCTCCTTTATTTTCTCCTTCGGGTAAGGTGCTTTGGCAGCGTTGGCATATGACGCTTTCCTTTTGGTTGCGGGATTATATCTATTTCTCCTTAGGGGGAAGTAGAAAGGGAGAATGGAGAACCTACATCAACCTGATCATCACGATGACCGTAGGAGGAATTTGGCACGGAGCGGATTACACGTTCGTAACCTGGGGATTTTATTGGGGGTCGATTCTCGCCTTGGAACGTTTCCTCATGGGAAAATTCGGTTGGGACGACGGAGAAAATAGCAATCGAATCGTGAAGTTCCTACGTATCCAATTCGTATTCGCTCTCTTTTCGTTTAGTGCGATTCTTTTCAGAGCGAATTCCGCGAAAACAATGGTGCAACACGTTGTAGGACTCGTAACTAATACCGCATCGCATTTCTCCTCCCAATTGCAATCTCTGAAGTTAGGCTGGGTGGAAGAAGCGACGAGTCTAGTCGCAGGGCCTTCCCCTTTCTTATTCGATACGATGAAGAATATGGAGAAGATTTTTTACGCTTATCTGGGGTTCGTTTTCTTCCATTGGGTCCAGACCCGGAAGGATAAATTGATATCTTTAGCGAAAGGCAGGGACTGGGCGCTCATTCTCGGCGGTGTCGGGACGATACTTTCGATCGCTCTTTTCTCGGAAGACTCGGGCGTTTGCGTGTATTGCCAATTTTAAAGGAGAAGGAACCGTGAAAAAGAATCTATTTTTATTTATTCCATTGCTCATCCTTCTTTTTTCCATCGCTGTGGATCGTATTCTCACCATGAATGCTTTCGAGCCTTATTATTCCAAATCGTTCTCGCATTTGAATTTTATCAGTAAAGAAGATCTGTATAAGGATCTTAAGGCGGAATTACAAAAACCTTCGTCCGAGAGAAGTAAGATTCTGGTATTTTTCGGAAATTCCAGGGCATTGCTTCTGCCTTATTCCGAACTCAGGAAGAAATACCCGGATTGGATGTTGTATAATTTTTCCGTTCCCGGCGGTTCTCCCGATTA
This window harbors:
- a CDS encoding AraC family transcriptional regulator is translated as MDWNIAYLLFGASFGCIWSLGILLSPVSLGERTRIALIMLFSSLWLMGGATFISGMVRTYPILYGFHLPFALGIAPILYIHFQVTLLGLEISKKEILLHFLPNVFCLILLLPFWAGGEEFRARTLQEITQPGGYSSILAFLQITPKISILSYFLPLLWIYRSYLFRSEQDENEERARRMFLLFISLVCLVIFWGLLGSVMRRIEFVKESIFSLPALLVLGYLLSQREPNWLGFVGKSLREVRYKKSRLNGMDETKIKNRLETLMKREKVYADEDLTLSQLAEELELTNHQLSEFLNRRLSMKFSDYINSWRVEEAKVLLLEDPNRSILAISESVGFNSKSAFNEAFKKFTESTPSEFRKTAVLYKASLKF
- a CDS encoding AMP-dependent synthetase/ligase — its product is MKTLADLFQSSKNKYGDLPAFLTKKSSGEFESVGYSELYELGLRLGTALIELEFPYKGHAAVLADNRLEWIIADYAIIMAGGADVPRGTDVTDSDLNHILPHSGSTIVFAENDGVLRKLQQNQGAIRDVQSIILMDPNAKGTGKELRFWDLIQRGKELREKGNRQMEERISLIQEEDLFTLIYTAGTTGRPKGVPLTHKNIMSQINRIPIQLAAGERILSILPVWHSFERMFEMVCIHFGAGTYYSSVRTLKEDLKKVKPTFMASAPRLWESIYQGIYATVSKSSNIKQKLFRAALFFSSNLQSAKRWLGFRELDLTGRNSFVSFFVGIFKIIQYILNILPAAFLDRIVLSKIRQATGGQLKGTVSGGGALPIHVDKFFNAIGIQVLEGYGLTETSPVISVRILNEAVMGTVGPLYKETSLRILDPNTSKILWTTEEGGPKGFGIKGEIHVKGDQVMSGYYHDEENTRKVMQDGWFNTGDLGMMTYNNCLKIVGRTKETIVLLGGENVEPVPIENILGQSELILQCMVIGQDQKYLSALIVPNPEFFPNYKSGVGFGSPEEEAKCVAKIQSVIKNSISATNGFKSFERVVDFRILPKPFETGDELTAKLSVKRHIVTEKYSGLISDIYSGKKEEAIR
- a CDS encoding TetR/AcrR family transcriptional regulator, which encodes MPKIVNHEKYKAEILSKCVDILARRGYSAVSMREIATELDVSTGTLYHYFSTKEDIFKELVKFVLNKDIEELQVYSKGEDNQSIEKRVEALFSMVKDRETYFQNLLYIICDVSRLKNHEEEKQLIAEAMKEYVTIITKHLGITNPNLNRLLISIILGAVGQRIVDQDSIKLDEVAEVVKDFMGVVLANTFTF
- a CDS encoding patatin-like phospholipase family protein, which encodes MDPDFSFEDKIKKGIRTLWQEIGTQKEIALAIAGGGIKAFYGLGFAFALRTWGIRIKEVSGVSAGAAMAVSTLSETEVDSSNYFQELTKRNPKNFYWNRLLRILSPFPHHTIARRTVNYCLRFPKLISKAAKIRIHTVEIPKETLDKNRKGEPIQRLLLAKAASIIRAYFQDEELRKKGNLPYRVLKKMKDWGWRERIFTEEDFKDPETAAQIVMNSCSAFPVLPLQSLNGNYYLDGGLTNNLLLEKFSPELPKIGVFYESTTLVGKSPEILRDTLLISPEGKFIDQGFDYTSPQLVQYAFELGKKDAEAQKDKILSHLFPNWKKNLHSFFEQIK
- a CDS encoding PaaI family thioesterase, with product MQKEWEKFSKKAPGLLIPPPAFKELSGEFVSYVRKKELTCSFYIEPRFSNPMGVFQGGFLGAAFDNTFGPLCYLAAGKPTTTLELSVSYIRMVKENQRITVNAKVVARGNQHIYLEGQAFDEEGKLLAKSTTQVLILRIPGGSEA
- a CDS encoding NYN domain-containing protein produces the protein MHLVIDGFNLIYKFPELEEFMYSNRLRDARVGLLRILESYSKKIKSPKIHVFFDGKKEKGNDTRKDAYGDLQVYFSLDEKADELIKEYIKFSPRPADLFVVTSDQEILIFAKRLGAKTILSEEFAEKVEKAFSEKPKIEEKDSKEKLSPSELLYWKELFKKGK
- a CDS encoding MBOAT family O-acyltransferase codes for the protein MLFNTILFLVFFSVVYPIYWLLPERRRSDFLLLASAVFYILGSATLLGGIGFFLHFLGIVLLNYFAYFKIRTSSSPKPWMIFAVLLNVINLGFFKYFYFINRILYDLTSFPFFEEVPRILQISLPLAVSFYSFQMIAAAVDAYRKPEGEIISLKKYLGFVIFFPVLIVGPILRVRDYFPNLNSLRPDKDKIVRGSYLVIGGLLKKILVADPVAGVIAPVFSHPGQYDILSLVMVAFGYAIQVYCDFSGLTDMARGVALMFGFELPENFEAPLFSPSGKVLWQRWHMTLSFWLRDYIYFSLGGSRKGEWRTYINLIITMTVGGIWHGADYTFVTWGFYWGSILALERFLMGKFGWDDGENSNRIVKFLRIQFVFALFSFSAILFRANSAKTMVQHVVGLVTNTASHFSSQLQSLKLGWVEEATSLVAGPSPFLFDTMKNMEKIFYAYLGFVFFHWVQTRKDKLISLAKGRDWALILGGVGTILSIALFSEDSGVCVYCQF